One Rhizobium sp. NRK18 genomic window carries:
- a CDS encoding LacI family DNA-binding transcriptional regulator has translation MTSSDKTLRRATIHDVARTAGVSVSTVSKALNDTGRMAEETRRRIKKVAADLSFRPNALARGLLSSRSLTIGLLTNDTYGRFTLPVMAGISEALVDQGVSVFLCAIEDDPALGKIHVDAMLDKQVDGIIATGKRLDRSLPVDLSGLPVPVVYAFTSGTPDSVTFTADDAQGAELATDWLRQIGRKRLAHITGPEDFAAVNERAAAFRAHAGDGAEILYGQWSEDWGHRAVAELWSRDGEKPHGIFCGNDQIARGVIDGLRERGIKVPEDVSVVGFDNWEIMAEHTRPPLTTIDMNLKELGRQAGLTVLALGEGEPVELGVRKLPCRLVVRRSCGGAGAS, from the coding sequence TTGACGAGTTCGGACAAGACATTGCGTCGCGCGACAATTCATGACGTGGCCAGAACGGCCGGCGTCAGCGTGTCGACGGTGTCCAAGGCGCTGAATGACACCGGCCGGATGGCCGAAGAGACCCGTCGGCGGATCAAGAAGGTTGCCGCCGATCTGAGCTTTCGTCCCAACGCGCTCGCCCGCGGTCTCCTGTCCAGCCGTTCCCTGACCATCGGCCTGCTGACCAACGACACTTATGGCCGTTTTACCCTGCCCGTGATGGCCGGGATTTCCGAAGCGCTGGTCGATCAGGGCGTGTCCGTTTTTCTCTGCGCGATCGAGGATGATCCGGCGCTCGGCAAGATCCATGTCGATGCCATGCTGGACAAGCAGGTGGACGGCATCATCGCCACCGGCAAGCGTCTGGACCGCTCACTGCCGGTCGACCTTTCGGGGCTTCCGGTCCCGGTGGTCTATGCGTTTACAAGCGGCACGCCGGACAGCGTGACTTTCACCGCAGACGACGCGCAGGGGGCCGAACTGGCGACCGACTGGCTGCGGCAGATCGGCCGCAAACGACTGGCGCACATCACCGGACCGGAGGATTTCGCCGCCGTCAACGAGCGTGCCGCGGCCTTTCGCGCCCACGCCGGCGACGGCGCGGAAATCCTCTACGGACAATGGTCGGAGGACTGGGGCCATCGGGCCGTCGCCGAACTTTGGAGCCGGGACGGAGAGAAGCCGCACGGCATCTTCTGCGGCAACGACCAGATTGCCCGCGGTGTCATCGACGGCTTGCGCGAGCGCGGCATCAAGGTGCCGGAGGACGTCTCTGTCGTAGGCTTCGACAACTGGGAAATCATGGCGGAGCATACCCGCCCGCCCCTGACCACCATCGACATGAACCTGAAAGAGCTCGGCCGTCAGGCAGGGCTGACGGTGCTCGCCCTGGGAGAAGGCGAGCCGGTCGAACTCGGTGTGAGAAAGCTACCATGCCGGCTGGTTGTTCGCCGGTCCTGCGGAGGAGCAGGCGCATCCTGA
- a CDS encoding methyl-accepting chemotaxis protein, with protein MKLDFSRISTKLAIISALGIGFMLVTALTTWLVGTSVDQAVSLSRIQQDISRNMVSMKASMRGMQIGVRDFRLAATPAEKAEAAQYIETRYESAIGFIDAAVADMTVQENVDRVQKIKTLLDNYDQEAKNLASKLASGDGAKDSETVKSLSATAEEMSTLVDQAVDAANKRASDATDYRREMQSLSSIVTNVMTGVMVLLLIGSGIFGKRAIANPIREITESMNSLAAGDLDKDIPFTGRAGEIGEMANAVEVFRENGIKVREMNAQEAALQAQNADLQSSIASVVSSAVAGDFSARITKRYENPDLAGFAASVNELVGSVENGVDETVRVVASLAAGDLTQSMNGQFHGAFKNLQDNVNTTMTSLRTIMGEIRSAIDMINGGAGELRGASDDLSKRTEQQAASLEETAAALEQITSAVKNSSERSLEASGMVQEARRNTEESNKVVESAVEAMGRIEKASSEIGQIINVIDEIAFQTNLLALNAGVEAARAGEAGKGFAVVAQEVRELAQRSATAAKDIKTLINRSGDEVRSGVDLVSRTGEALRQIEGRVIKINEHVNSIATAAREQSTGLSEVNVAVNQMDQTTQQNAAMVEESTAATNRLAEEAKNLSVLVARFKTTESVSGPRHVAPAAQPVASPARGLGRKLANAYGSAAAAADWQDF; from the coding sequence ATGAAACTGGACTTTTCCCGCATCAGTACGAAACTGGCGATCATATCGGCGCTCGGCATAGGTTTCATGCTCGTGACCGCATTGACGACCTGGCTAGTCGGCACGTCCGTCGACCAGGCCGTCTCGCTCAGCCGGATCCAGCAGGACATTTCCCGAAATATGGTATCGATGAAGGCTTCGATGCGGGGCATGCAGATCGGCGTGCGCGATTTCCGCCTGGCAGCGACGCCGGCCGAGAAGGCGGAAGCCGCCCAATATATCGAAACGCGCTATGAATCTGCGATCGGCTTTATTGACGCCGCGGTCGCCGACATGACCGTTCAGGAGAATGTCGACAGAGTTCAGAAGATCAAGACCTTGCTGGACAACTATGATCAGGAGGCCAAGAACCTCGCCAGCAAGCTGGCATCCGGCGACGGCGCCAAAGACAGCGAAACCGTAAAAAGCCTGAGTGCAACGGCCGAGGAAATGTCCACTCTCGTCGATCAGGCGGTCGATGCTGCGAACAAACGTGCAAGCGACGCCACCGACTACCGTCGCGAGATGCAATCCCTGTCGTCGATCGTGACCAATGTCATGACGGGCGTCATGGTGTTGTTGCTGATCGGTTCAGGGATTTTCGGCAAGCGGGCGATCGCCAATCCGATCCGCGAGATCACGGAAAGCATGAACTCGCTAGCAGCCGGCGATCTTGACAAGGACATTCCGTTCACCGGCCGAGCCGGCGAAATCGGCGAGATGGCCAACGCTGTCGAAGTCTTCCGGGAAAACGGTATCAAGGTGCGTGAAATGAACGCCCAGGAAGCAGCACTCCAGGCGCAGAATGCCGACCTTCAATCCAGCATAGCCTCGGTGGTGTCCAGTGCGGTCGCCGGAGACTTCAGTGCCCGGATTACCAAGAGGTACGAAAATCCTGATCTCGCCGGGTTTGCGGCGAGCGTCAACGAACTGGTCGGCTCGGTTGAAAACGGTGTTGACGAGACGGTTCGCGTGGTCGCCTCGCTGGCTGCAGGCGACCTCACCCAGTCGATGAATGGCCAGTTCCACGGTGCATTCAAGAACCTGCAGGACAACGTCAATACAACAATGACTAGCCTGCGGACGATCATGGGCGAGATCCGTTCGGCGATCGACATGATCAATGGCGGTGCCGGAGAGCTGCGCGGTGCATCCGATGACCTGTCCAAGCGAACGGAGCAGCAGGCGGCCTCTCTTGAGGAAACGGCTGCCGCGCTCGAGCAAATCACGTCTGCGGTGAAAAACTCCTCGGAACGCTCGCTCGAGGCTTCAGGCATGGTGCAGGAGGCACGTCGGAACACGGAGGAATCGAACAAGGTCGTGGAGTCCGCCGTCGAAGCCATGGGGCGGATCGAAAAAGCGTCCAGCGAGATCGGCCAGATCATCAATGTCATCGACGAAATCGCGTTCCAGACCAACCTTCTGGCCTTGAATGCCGGCGTGGAAGCGGCGCGCGCCGGCGAAGCCGGCAAGGGCTTTGCTGTCGTCGCGCAGGAAGTGCGGGAACTCGCCCAGCGCTCGGCGACCGCCGCGAAGGACATCAAGACGTTGATCAATCGCTCCGGTGATGAAGTCCGTTCGGGTGTGGATCTTGTCAGCCGGACCGGCGAAGCGCTGCGGCAGATCGAAGGCCGGGTCATCAAGATCAACGAGCATGTCAACTCGATTGCGACTGCGGCGCGTGAACAGTCGACCGGCTTGTCCGAGGTCAACGTCGCCGTCAACCAGATGGACCAGACGACGCAGCAGAACGCCGCGATGGTGGAAGAATCCACTGCCGCGACCAACCGACTTGCCGAAGAAGCGAAAAACCTCAGCGTCTTGGTTGCCCGCTTCAAGACGACGGAAAGCGTCAGCGGTCCTCGTCACGTCGCGCCTGCCGCACAGCCGGTGGCGTCGCCCGCGCGTGGTCTAGGACGCAAGCTTGCCAACGCCTACGGTTCGGCTGCTGCCGCCGCGGATTGGCAGGATTTCTGA